The Elusimicrobium sp. DNA window TTTTCTTGGCATGGTTATAAGGCCAAAAGGCAAGAGCGGCCCCCAAAAGGGAAAGTGCGGCAAAATTTACATAAATCTGTTCGTTGGGCAAGGCTACCACGGTCAGCCCCAGAGTACAAATAATTACTTGGCTGATGCACAACCCGTCTTGAATATCAAGCAAGTTAAATGCGTTGGTGAGGCCCATGACCCACAAAAAAGTAAGGGGGTAGGAAAGCCAGGGCGACTCAAAAATATGGATAGATACATCGTAGTAAATGAGGGCAGCGGTGGCCGTAGCCTGAAGGAGCAGTTTAAGGGAAATACTTAGTCCGCGCGGTTTTCTTAAATCGTCCAGTAACCCCATTATAAAAATGAGGAGCCCGCCGATAAACAGACCTCTTAAATTATGCAGTGTCCCGCTGGGAAAAGCGGTGATAAAGCGAATCAGTACCAAACTGCCCAATACCCCGATAAAAATGCCGCTTCCGCCCAACACGGGCACGGCCCGGGCGTGTGTTTTAAGCCCGCCGGGAGCATCTAAAAAGAATTTTTTTAAGTATCGGTACATAAGCGGCAAGGATAGGGCCGTCAGCAGAAAGGAAGTTCCCGCACTTATGAGATAAAGGACAAAAGTATTCATAATATCTATAATATCATAATAAGGAGGAAGTTTATGCTTAAAAAATTTGTAATTTTTTCTACGGCATTTTTGCTTTGTGCGTGTGCGGGCGGGCAAATCAAACAAGGGGGGGGAACCAGCCGTCCTCTTAAAAAAGTAAATTATTTTGAACAAGGGCACACCCAAGCGGCTTTTAAGGTAATAGGGCAGATGAACGAAGATTATTTGGAAGGCGTTTTGCGGATAAAAAAGATAGGGGAAGAAGATTATGATGTGATGGTGATGACGGGCGCGGCATACCGCCTGTTGCATGCTGTCGTGAGCCCGGAAGGGATTGCCTTTCGCTATCTTTTCAAAGAGGCCGACACGGCCCCCGTGCGTGCCCGTATCGAGCAACTCTTGCATTTGTTGGTGTCCGACCCCGGCACTTACAAAAACCGCCGAAATAAAAGAGGCCAAACGGTGGCTACTTACGAAGGAAACGGCCTTAAAACCCGTTTGATTTATAACGAAGGGAACGACTACCCCGCGCAAGCCCAGTCCGTAACCCTTCTTAATACGGCTAACTTGTTTTATGAGGAGTATGCCCCGTCCAATGCTGAGGGTGATGCCCAAATCCCGCATGCTCTTACTTACAAGGACGGTAACATTACCTTGGATATGCGCCTGATTAGTTTGAGATAGAAAGCAAATAAAAAAAAGGGCCCCTGCAAAGGGGCCTTTTTTATGGATAAATTATTTATTCTTCGTTTTAAGGATAAACCACATGCACAGGGGATAAAGCGTTAAGAGGGTACATTTGGCGTGCAGAGAATAAGCAGGATAATGTTTGCCTGCGTAGTAACTAAGGACGGCCGTTGCCACACAAACAAAAGCGATAGAGGCCAATTTTTTGTACTCATACGCAATCGGGTACACCTTGTGAGTGAAAATAAACAACGCCGCCGCCATAGAGGCGTAACTCAGCGCTACGGCCCAGCCGGCCCCCACAATACCCATTTTCGGCACCAGCGCGAGGTTGGTGGAGATGCTGACCGCGGCTCCCAAAAGCGTTATCCACATAAGTACGCGTGTTTTTTTGGTAAGCACGGGGCCCACCATAAAGTTGATATAAAGCCCGTAGAAAAAATACCCCGTAAGCACCAACGGAATAACGGATAACCCGCCCCAGTAATCGGGGGAAATAAGATGAAAATTTCCAAATAGGTTGCTTTGGATAATAATGGGCATCAAGAGCGAAAGCCCCAACAAAAACCAACTGGCAAGTGCCGAAAAATAAGAGAGCACTTTGGAAAAAGTATCTTGTGCGTCTGCATCTTTGGCATGGGCCAGGAAAAACGGCCGCCAGGCTTGGTCAAACATGGACACAAGCAACATCATAAATACGCCTATTTTGAAGTTGGCCTGATAAATACCCACCTGTTCCGTACCCACCAGGTGTACCAAAATCGGTTTGTCGATTACACTGACGAGTAAACTGGCCAAACCCGAAGGCACAAACGGCCAAGCAAATGCGAATAATTCTTTTTCCAGTTTCAGGTCAAAGCGGAAGCAAAAGCCTTGTTTTAGTTCTTGCCAAAGTACGGGTGAGAGTAAAATTAAAGAAGCAAGAGAAGCAAAAATGTTCGCCCACAAAATAGAGGCCGGCCCTTTTTTTAGTACCGCAATAAATAAAATGTTTCCCAATACATTGACTACAATAGAGGCCGTCCGCACCCCGGCAAAATACCAGGCACGCCGTTCCAAACGCAGTTTGGTAAAGGGGATCATATTCAGTACATCTAAAAACAAGATAGCGGCGGCCAAGCGGATAAGCCCATAGGACTCTTGCGGCAGGCCGATAAGGGCTGTTACGGGTTTGCTGCAGAAATAGAGGAGTCCTCCCAAGAGAAGTCCGTTTAATAAGACCCCGTAAAAACATTGGCGAAAGACTTTGTTTTTATCCTGCGCCTCGCTTGCAAAACGCAGGTAACTTTGGTCCATGCCGAAAAGAAACACGACACTTAACAGCGCAATCGCCGCGAAAACAGTTGCAATTTCGCCGTATTGGCCGGGGAGCAGATAGTAAGTATAAAACGGAACTAAACAAAAATTGAGCAACCTTGCCAGTACGGTAGAGGTGCCATAAATAAGGGTTTCTTTGCCAAGCCGTTTAATATCTTTTGCCATAAAACGAAAAAAGCCCCGCGCGGTTTTATTCCCGCGCGGGACATATTATTTTTAGATTTTTACAAACAAGGTTTCCAGCATCTTTTTGAATTTGCCTTCAATCTTTTTGCTTTCGCGCACGGTTTGTTCGTGAGAAAGCGGTTCTTTGGCAATGCCGCAACCCATGTTGGTTACCCAGGCAAGGCCCAAAACCAAAATGCCGCAATGGCGGGCTACCAGCACTTCCGGTACGACGGACATACCTACTACCGTGGCACCCCATTTTTTGAACATTTTAATTTCGGCCGGGGTTTCGAAGTTCGGGCCGGTGGTGGCCAAATAAACCCCTTCGCCCGCTACGGCACCGGCTTTTTTAGCCGCAGCCAAAGCGTATTTGCGCATGGTTTTATCGTACGCTTCGGACAAATCGTAGAACATGGGGCCGAAGGCCGGTTCGTGGTTGCCGATTAACGGGTTGGAACCCAGGAAGTTAATGTGGTCTTTTAATACACACACGGAGCCGGGTTTTAATTTCATATCCAAGGAACCGACGGCGGCGGAAACAATCAGTTTTTCTACGCCCAAAAGTTTTAAGGTGCGGATAGAAATGGCCAAATCTTTCATCGGGTGGCCTTCGTAATAGTGAAAGCGGCCTTGCATCACAACAATGTTGCGGCCTTTGTAAACCCCAAAGATTAAGTTGCCGGTATGCCCGGGGACAGTGCTTTGCAAGAAACCGGGAATAGAACTATAGGGAATTTTGATTTCTTTTTCCAGGGGAGGAATAGAGCCCGCCAAACCGGAGCCTGTGATGAGGGCAATTTCGGGTTTGAAATTTTTAGTCTTTTTAAGGATATATGCGGCGGCTTTTTTTACTTGTTGCAGTTGGGTCATAACTTTTCTCCATGGGTTTTTAAGTTACAAAGTCGTCCGTTGCGGTACGAAAGCATTTACGATGTGTTCCGTTTTTCCGGGCAGGACGCATACAACATCAAATCTTATACTATCAAATTTAGAGCCGCTTGCTTTGACATATTGCACCGCGGCGCGCATGATACGCTTTTGTTTGGCGGGGGTAACAGCCGCCAAAGGGCCTCCAAACGCCTCGTAAGCGCGGGCTTTTACTTCCACAAACACAAGCGTTTGTTTATCTTGGCAAATTAAATCGATTTCCCCTTCGGGAGTGGAAAAGTTGCGTGCACGGAGCGTGTATCCTTTTTGGGATAAATAAGCGGCGGCTTGAGTTTCGGCTTCTCGGCCGATTTGGGTTGTTTTCATGGTAAAAATAAAGGAGTCAGTAAGCGCGCCACCGGGCCGAAAGAACGGCGGTGTTCTTGACAGGGGCCCAATTCCGTTAATGCTTTTAAGTGTTTGGCGGTGCCGTATCCTTTGTGTCCGGCAAATCCATAACCGGGGTACAGGGAATCTAAGAGGTTCATATAACGGTCGCGCGTTACTTTGGCAATAATGCTGGCGGCGGCAATAGAAAGGGATTTGGCATCTCCGTCCACAACGGGACATTGTTTTAGGGTAAGGCCGGCGGCGGGGTGCGGCCCGTCAATCAAGGCCACTGCTCCGGGCATATTCAAAAATTTGTAAGCCGCTCGGCGCATTGCCAAAAAAGTGGCCTGCAAGATATTTAAGCGGTCAATTTCTGCCGCAGAAGCAAAGCCGATTCCGTACAGAATACCCGAATTGGTGAGGCGTTCAAAAAGGGCTTCGCGTTTTTTTTCGGTTAATTTTTTGCTGTCATTTACATCTTCAAAAAGGGTTGCTAAAGACGGGGGAATAAAGCATGCTGCCGCCACCACCGGGCCCGCCAGCGGCCCGCGCCCGGCTTCATCTATTCCCAGCAAAAAACTGGTTTCCAAGCGCAGGGCTTCTTTTTTATCAAACTGTATAAGTTCGTTCTTCATGATAATTTATTATACCAATAATTTCAGTCGGCAAACAGCCTTAAACCGTTAGAAAATGGAACGGTACAAAATGGTGACATGGTCGTCCCCCTGGAAGTGTTTTACCGGGTGTTCCAAAAATTTATGATAGAGCCACTTTTTTTGATCCTCTTCTGAAAGTTGGTAAGGAAAATCTTGCGGTAGTTCCATGGGAATAGACAGGTTGAAATGCACCGTTTCTTCCGCTTCTAAGCCCATAATGGTGGTAATGGTAGCGGTGCGGGTTTCGTTGAGGTGAATATGCAGTTTTTCCAAATTGGAATATTCGTGTGCGGTTACACGCAACCAAATGGAGCGGTCTTGATTGTATATAGCAAGTGCTCCCAATTTGTCGTCAAAAACCATCAGTAAGGGAGAGCGTAATTTCTTTCCGTTTAACAGGTAGCGGTATAAGTTGGGCAACAAATCGGCCGGCCCGTCATAGCGATATACGGGGTAGGTCTTTTGCCCGGCCGGGAATTGGCTCTGTACATTTACATGGCGGATAACAGCATTTTCTGCTTGGCCCGGGTCCATTTTTCGTTCAAAGGAAAAAACCAAATCGTTGGGGGAAAAGTTGTCCGGCGCTAAGTATTTCACATCGCGCAGGTAACGCATTCTCATGCCTACCTTGGGGATATTGGGGGCAAACACGGCACGGAAATTATCGCGGTTCATGGAAAGAAAACGCATACGCTTGATGAGGGCATATTCCAAATCGCGGTTGTTGGCCTTGGATACGGTTTCGAATAATTGGCGTAAGTGAGGGGTAAGAACTCTAAAATGTTGATGATAATAGGCCAAGGCAAAAATTTCAAAAAAGTCGTGGCGGCCGTATTGGTCTTGCAAGTTCCATACTTTTTTAAGAGCCCCCAGCACATCATGTTCATCTTCTAAGATAGATTGGATTTTTTCGTATTTGTTAAAAGTAATACGCAGTTTTTTATTTTTGGCTTTTTTAACACGGGCAAAAGTTTCTTGGTATTGAGGCGTTTGCGGTAAGGAAACCGGTTTTAAGTTGGTTTGCGGCAAAGTTATGGGGGCTGTTATAGCGGCGGTTCCTAACAAAGCAACGGAAGGCGGAACCAAAACTTGTATTTGAGATATTTTAGGAATTCGGGCGGCTTTGGAGGCTTTTTTAAGAAAATGTCTGCCTTTGGGCAACTTGCCGGCTACGGCTTGTACAGGCTGGAGCACCGCCGAGGTAAAAAGAATCACACCACACAGGAAGAAAACCAGTTTTCTCATATAGTTAGCATACTAATAATGGAGGCAGAAAAACAAGGGACAAAAGACCTAGGCCCTGTTTGGGCCCCTCAAAAGGGTAAAACAAAACCCCGCGGGACTAGTAACCGCGGGGTTTTGAATCGGAGTTCGTTATCAAATGATAACTATTTCGCCTCTTCCACAGCCGGGGCCGCGGTTTCAGCGGTTTTGGCTACGGGTTTTTTGATTTCCTGCAAGCGGGCGGCTTTACCGGAGAGTTTGGTTAAGTAGTTGAGTTTGGCTCTTCTTACTTTGCCGATCTTGAGGACTTCAATGCTGTCCACGCGGGGGGAGTGGAGCGGGAAAATGCGTTCCACACCGACGCCGAACGAAATTTTGCGAACGGTGAACGTTTCGCTGATGCCGGAACCTCTGCGGGCGATTACTACGCCGTCAAAGGCTTGGATTCTTTCGTTGTCACCTTCGACAACTTTTACTTTTACTCTTACCGTATCACCGGCTTTGAAAGTCGGGATATTGGTTTTGAGATTGTGTTTAATATCGTTGATATTCATAAAACTTACTTCCTCCGAATCGTTTTCTTTTGGACCTTTTTTGGCTTTAGAGAGGCGGTTTCAAGCAAATCGGGTCTTAACTGTTTGGTTAATTGTAAAGATTGTTCGCGTTTCCACGCTTCTATTTCTTTGTGGTTTCCGTTGAGTAGCACCTGCGGAACCCTGCGGCCGCGCCATACTTCCGGGCGTGTATATTGCGGGGCTTCCAGCAAATTATCCTCAAACGACTCCGAACTCGTTACGCCTTCTTTCTTAAAAGTTCCTTTTTGAAGTCTGGTAATGGCATCTATCATAGTGCAAGCGGCGAGTTCTCCGCCTGTTAAAATGAAGTTGCCTAAAGAAACTTCCAAATCCACCTCGGGATAAATCCGTGCGTCAATTCCTTCATAATGCCCGCACACAAAAATGAGGTGGCGCTTTTTGGCTAACTTTTTTGCCAGTTCCTGGTTAAAAGTCTGCCCGCGCGGGCTGGTTAAAATGACGAACGAAGTTTTTTTGCGTAACTTGTTAATCGCCTGGTACAGCGGCTCGGCTTTCATTAACATTCCGGGCCCGCCGCCGTAAGGGCGGTCGTCGATGGTTTTGTGCTTATCCTCGGTAAACTGCCGAGGGCTCAGCGTTGCCAACTTAATTATCCCCGCTTTGCGCGCGCGCCCGACAATGCTGTGGGAAAGCGTGCTTTCAACCATTTCTTCAAACGCGGTGATAACGTCTATTTTCATTAGTCTTCCAACTTTAGGGTAACTTTTTTGTCTTGCTTGGCGGCGGCTGCATTTAACACCGTGCGAACTGCCTTGATGATGCATCCGTCTTTGCCAATGATTTTACCTTTATCAGCGGTGTCCACTTTGGTGGACAGGTAAACTTTGTTCTGCTCAATCCTTTCTTCCACAACCACATTATCCGGGGTAGAAGAAAGCGATTTCAAAAGCAGCGTTGCAAGTTCTTTCATAACGTGCCTTGCCGCGTTTATTTAGCGCTGGCTTTTTTGATCAAACTGGCTACGGTTTCAGAGGGTTTGGCACCCACTTTCATCCAATATTCCACTCTGGGCATGTCGAGTTTAACTTGTTCGGCGGCATTGGGGTTGCAGGGGTGATAGATACCCAAAACTTCTTTGGCTGCGTTGCCTACCGCGCAAGATTTTTCAATCGCTACAACTCTGTACTGCGGAAGGCTTTTTTTGCCGACTCTCTGTAATCTGATAACTACTGCCATTTATGACTCTCCTTATTATGCTTTTGCTTGTTGCAAAAGACTGATAATTAAATGTCCGGGGCCGCCTGTCTGATTTGCTTGAGGGCCAATACAGGGTCCGCGGCTTTGAAAATTGCATTTCCGGCGACTAACGCATCTGCTCCCGCGCCAATGGCTAACGGAGCCGTTTGGGCGTTAATGCCGCCGTCCACTTCCAGCCAAATTGCTTTGCCGGAACGGTTTATAATTTCGCGTACCCGGCGGATTTGTTCGGGGGATGAAGGCAAAAAGGCCTGTCCGCCAAATCCGGGATATACGCTCATCACAAGTATTAAATCTAACTTACCCAACCACGGGGTAATCAGTTCCGGGTCGGTATCGGGTTTAATGGAAAGACCCGCTTTTACACCTAAACTTTTAATTTTCTTAAAAGATTCGGCCAAATCGTCTTTTGCTTCTATGTGTACGGTTAATAAATCCGCACCCGCTTTGGCAAAAGGCTCAATAAAAAGAAGCGGTTTTTCCACCATTAAGTGTACATCTAAAGGTAAACTTGTTTTTCCGTTCAAAGAACTTACTAACGACGGGCCGAAACTTAAATTCGGTACAAAATGCCCGTCCATAATGTCCACATGCAACCAATCTGCACCCGCGTCTTCCACACGCTTTACTTCTTCACCTAAACGGAACAAGTCCGCAGACAATATGGAAGGCGCAATAGATATTTTACCATTTACAGGGGGCATTTTGGAAGGGGGTATCACAAAACCTCCCGCTCGCGGACTAAAATACCGTCTGTAAACACACGCACCGTGGCTTTGCCGGAATAAGGAATTTCCAGGTCAATTTTGGAGCCGGGTTGCTTGGTTTCGTTCAAAATTTCATTTTCACCGGTTTCATCTTCCAGCACTACGCGCACGCGGCTGGCGTTTTTGCCTTGGGGCATTTCGTAGTGCAAATGATAGGTTTTTTCGTTATCGGCAACTTCGCGGCGGCTGACAATCACTTCCACATTGGTTCCGGGGGCGATTTGTGTATCGGCCGCAGGGCGTTGTTCGGCAATAGTGCCGTTGGGGAAGACGGAATCTTTATCTTCCCGAATAATTAAATTGATATTTTGGGAACTGGCCCACAAGGTGGCAACTGCTAATTTTTTGCTCTTAAAGTTAGGTACCAATACTACACTGGACGGCGGGGCCCCGTTGGAAAGAGTTAAAGATACTTTTTCTCCCTTTTGAACCATGCTGTCGGCTTTGGGGGTTTGCGCCACGATTAAGCCTTTTTCGTAAGTAAGGGAATAGGCATTTTCTACTTTGTCCACGAGAAGACCCGCTTGGCGAACGGCCAACTGCGCGGCGCGCAAATCGGTACCTACCGTGTTGGGAACAAATACCATTTCGTCCCCTTGGCTGATCCACACGCGAATTACGCGTCCTTCGCGCACGGTGGAACCGGCGGAAGGAATTTGGCGAAGTACGGAACCGGGGGGAACATCTTGGGCGTATTCGATACCTGCTTGTTTAAGGGCCAAGTTTTGGGCGGCCAACATATCCAAGGCTTGGGTAATGGGTTTTTTGGTAATGTCGGGGACGGTAACTTCTTTGCGGGTATGTACGAGCGCACCGAACACCCAATCAATGGACACAAAAATAAGAGCCGCAAAAAAAGCCGCAATCACCCCGGCAACAATCCATTTGGTGCGGCCGGATTTTTTGGGCTTGTTTAAGAAATCATCAAAATTTTGTTGGTTATCAGTAGGCATTATTCTACGAATGCTCCGTCGTTAGATTTCACTCCGTACCCGTTTGCAAAGGCTTCTGCAGGCATGGGCTTTTTGCCTGCGGGCTGTACTTCTTTTAACCACAGGCTTCCTTCTTTACATTTTACTAAAATTCCATTTCCGCGTTCAATGTTAAGCACCGTTCCGGGCAAAGCCGAAGAGGCGGTGTTTCCCGCAGAGAGTTGGGTGGAAATTAACTGTAACAAATCGTTTTTTCCGTTTTTGGTAAACGGAATTTTCGGTTTAGGGCCGCAGGCAAGGCCGCGCACTTTATTGTGCAGTTGCGTAGCGGTTAATTCCGCCGGGCGCAAAACGGCCTCCTCCTTGGATATCATCGGCGCTAAAGTGGGTTCGCCTGTTTGGGGAACACGCGGTAAATCGCCGTTTTCGGCGCGGGTAATGGTTTCGCGTAAGGCATCAACTCCCAAAGGAATTAACTTTTCAAAAAGGGTTTTGGCATTATCTTGCGGTTCAATGGCGGTTTCTTTTTGCAAGAACAACGGGCCGTCGTCCATGCCTTCACAAATCCAAAAAGTAGAAACCCCCGTTTGGGTATAACCTTGGATAAGAGCCTGCTGCACGGGGGCGGCGCCGCGCAAATGCGGTAACAACGAAAAGTGCACATTGATTAGTCCCAATTTAGGAAGAGCCAAAAAGTTAGGGCGGAAAATTTTTCCGTAAGCCACCACAATTCCTAAATCAAAAGGAACGGCGGAAATTTGGTCAAAACTGTCTTTTAATTTTTCGGGAGACAAAACAGAAAGGCCCAATTCCAACGCACGTTTTTTAACGGGGCAGGGGGATATTTCCATGCCGCGTCCGCGCGGTTTATCGGCCTGGGTAACCACCAATTGGATATCGGTTAATTGGTGGGTAAGTTCTAAATAGGGAACGGAAATATCGGGGGTTCCAAAAAAAATTGTTTTAAGTTTTGCCATTATTTATATTTTAGCAAATTGTAAAAAATAGTATGATAATGAAAGAATACCGAGAGGGACATAAAGACATGGACGAATTAAAAAATCAATTTGAAAAAGACTACCAAGATTTCAAAACCCATATCCACACCACCCTACAGCCGGAGATGAAAAAAATATATCAGCCGCTAGATTGGAATATGATTTGTATTCTCCTCTTTATCATCATGGGGTTGGGGTGGGTGAGTTTTGCTTTTTTTGATGGAAAAGAATTGTTAAAGAATGTAGGGCTTCCTTGTGTTTTTGTAATAGTCTTTTTACTTTTTAAGTCGTCCAAAATGGGGAAGGATATAACCGATTTTTCTTGGCAAAAAATTACCGAGTATTTGGGCCTTCAACTGGTTAAAGATGATATTCATTTCCCGGAAGGAATGCACCTGGCGTGGCGGGTAGGGTTATGCGAGGTTTCCAATCATCAATCCTATCGTATGATAGGAAAACAAAACGGTGTAACGGTGCAAATTGTTCGTTTTTTTGTCCCTTTGCAGAATAGCGAGAAGTCACCTAAAGAAAAAGCGGGTTTCTTGGTAATGATGGATATGGAAAAAAACTATCCGGGCACCACGCTGTTGGTTTCGGATTCTCTATCCGCTAAGTGGAAGGGAAGTTTCGCCGGTTTGCAACGCGTGAAATTGGAATGGTTGGCCTTTGAAGAGAAATTTGATTTATTTTGCGACCAAGAGCGTGCGGTACGCAAAATTTTTACGCCGGATGTGATGACCGCTATTTATGATTTTGCTGAGAAGTTTGCCCCGGTGTCGGATTCGTTTTTTGCCTTTTCGGAAGGGAAAATATGTTTTTGTTGTGAAACATTAAGTTCTTCTTTAAGCATTTTTGAAAATACAGCCGAAAAAGAATGGGAAGAGTTGTTTGTCAGCCTGTGGTTTTTAAGCCACTTACCGGCGTTTTTGCACTACAAGTTAGTAGCCAAAGAACAAAAGTAAAATTAAAAACCCCGCTGTAAGCGGGGTTAAATTCAACGGAGAGGGAGGGATTTGCCTTCCGGTAAAATTCCTGACGGAATTTTCCTGCAGGCCGGGCTCGCGGTACTCGCCTTTGCCTAACGGCAAAACTCGTACAACGCTCCGCCTTTCAAATCCCTACGCCACACAAAGCAGTTTGTATGGCTCCAACCGTTAAAATAAAAAGGCCCCCTCGCGGGAGCCTTTAAATTCAACGGAGAGGGAGGGATTTGAACCCTCGAAACCTTGCGGTTTACAGGTTTTCGAGACCTGCTGTTTCAACCACTCACACACCTCTCCAAATTGCGCTCGGGCCGAGTGGCGAACCACTAAACGCCTATACATATTATATCAAACTTTTTTGCTTGCTGTCGCAGGATGGTCAGGCGGGGTTTTGTGTTTGCGGTTGCGTTTCCTGCGGCGTATTTAAGGACTCGATAAAAATATGAGCCGAGGGGATAAGCCAATCAAAACTGTGGTGCACACCCGTAAGCGACATAAACTTTGCCGTTCCCAAAGGGGCTTTGGCGGCTAAATCGCGACTCATAGTCCAAGGAATAGTGGCATCTTGTTGGGAATAGCCTACCAAAATAGGTGCGCGTACTTTTTGGATTAAACTTACATTGTCAAAAGTTTTGTTCCAAAGCAACGGTTTGAGAAAGAGAACGATAATCTTACGGCCGGGGGAATTGTGGTCGTGCTTACGGGCCAATACGTAGTAACCCATTTCCGTCATGTTGGTAAACGGACTTTGCAAGATAAGCGATTTGATGGGAAGTTTGGAAAATTGCGCGGCTACATGTAAGGCTGGGGTAGCCCCTAACGAAAACCCCCACAGGACAATTTGTTTCGGTAAAAGTTTTAAGTCCGTCATCATATAAGAAAACGAAGCCGCGGCATCGTCTTTCATATTTTTTTCGCTGGGTCTTCCTTTACTTTTACCAAAACCGCGGTAATCGGGCATTAAAACCCCATAGCCTTCTTTGTTTAAGTCCAGTGCGAAGTCCTGAAAATCATAGGCGTTGTGTTTTTGGCCGTGAAGAAACAGCACCGTCGGTTTGTTTTCTTTAGCGGACAGGTACAGGGCATAGAGTTTTTCGCCGTTACGGGCCGGAAAAGAAATTTCCTGAAAAGACGGTTTCAAATTATAAACTTGGCGGTTCGGCTGAAAAATAAAAAAGTCACTGGCGTGGTCTAAAAACAAAGCCCAACCGATCAGTAACAGCACAAGCACTAAAGTGGGAATATATTTTCGCATAAGAACCTCTTGCGATATAGTAGCAAAAAAGATGATTTTACGAAAGAGTTTTGTAAAAGAATTTTTTGAGGCGGCCCTTATGAGTGATAAGGCGCGGAATAGATTTTGGTATAATCGGGTATATGATAAACAAAAAAGTATTGGATAATTTTTTAGAGCATGGTTTTATAAGTAAACCCGATTACGAACGCGCTTTGTCTGTTCTTCCGCGGGAAAATCCAAAGGATTGGGCCCTTCGCCGCCTGTTAGGGGTGGGAAGCGGCCTCTTTTTAGCGGGGATCGTTTGTTTTTTTGCATACAACTGGAAAGAGATAGGGGTGTCCCTGAGGTTGGGTCTTCCGTTATTGGGAATGTTTCTCTGTGCATTAGGGGGG harbors:
- a CDS encoding undecaprenyl/decaprenyl-phosphate alpha-N-acetylglucosaminyl 1-phosphate transferase, which gives rise to MRDLGITLSIGRGILLIKQVSRIKKGYGLGLRGVVVPFVINQTGFKAVSFVSSHRLASFISAVFVSAGVGHQQMQELLDTGTHGGRVGLFEKIAKGNPFRAHDSMQQAVCRARHHHHIIIFFPYLFYPQNAFQIIFVHLPYYLKSRLGVPLFKIIYFFKRTAGSPPLFDLPARTRTKQKCRRKNYKFFKHKLPPYYDIIDIMNTFVLYLISAGTSFLLTALSLPLMYRYLKKFFLDAPGGLKTHARAVPVLGGSGIFIGVLGSLVLIRFITAFPSGTLHNLRGLFIGGLLIFIMGLLDDLRKPRGLSISLKLLLQATATAALIYYDVSIHIFESPWLSYPLTFLWVMGLTNAFNLLDIQDGLCISQVIICTLGLTVVALPNEQIYVNFAALSLLGAALAFWPYNHAKKKKIFLGDSGSNFLGFTLAALSMGTEYSRHTDWGVLAPLLILAVPLFDTAFVCLARVLKGKNPLKGSDDHAALRLQKQGVKKSHILILFMAAGITANTFAFFLIYSSWKTALLLLGITAWVMIDTTLYLLKEHAH
- a CDS encoding purine-nucleoside phosphorylase, translating into MTQLQQVKKAAAYILKKTKNFKPEIALITGSGLAGSIPPLEKEIKIPYSSIPGFLQSTVPGHTGNLIFGVYKGRNIVVMQGRFHYYEGHPMKDLAISIRTLKLLGVEKLIVSAAVGSLDMKLKPGSVCVLKDHINFLGSNPLIGNHEPAFGPMFYDLSEAYDKTMRKYALAAAKKAGAVAGEGVYLATTGPNFETPAEIKMFKKWGATVVGMSVVPEVLVARHCGILVLGLAWVTNMGCGIAKEPLSHEQTVRESKKIEGKFKKMLETLFVKI
- a CDS encoding YraN family protein; the protein is MKTTQIGREAETQAAAYLSQKGYTLRARNFSTPEGEIDLICQDKQTLVFVEVKARAYEAFGGPLAAVTPAKQKRIMRAAVQYVKASGSKFDSIRFDVVCVLPGKTEHIVNAFVPQRTTL
- a CDS encoding ribonuclease HII, with product MKNELIQFDKKEALRLETSFLLGIDEAGRGPLAGPVVAAACFIPPSLATLFEDVNDSKKLTEKKREALFERLTNSGILYGIGFASAAEIDRLNILQATFLAMRRAAYKFLNMPGAVALIDGPHPAAGLTLKQCPVVDGDAKSLSIAAASIIAKVTRDRYMNLLDSLYPGYGFAGHKGYGTAKHLKALTELGPCQEHRRSFGPVARLLTPLFLP
- the rplS gene encoding 50S ribosomal protein L19, coding for MNINDIKHNLKTNIPTFKAGDTVRVKVKVVEGDNERIQAFDGVVIARRGSGISETFTVRKISFGVGVERIFPLHSPRVDSIEVLKIGKVRRAKLNYLTKLSGKAARLQEIKKPVAKTAETAAPAVEEAK
- the trmD gene encoding tRNA (guanosine(37)-N1)-methyltransferase TrmD, whose translation is MKIDVITAFEEMVESTLSHSIVGRARKAGIIKLATLSPRQFTEDKHKTIDDRPYGGGPGMLMKAEPLYQAINKLRKKTSFVILTSPRGQTFNQELAKKLAKKRHLIFVCGHYEGIDARIYPEVDLEVSLGNFILTGGELAACTMIDAITRLQKGTFKKEGVTSSESFEDNLLEAPQYTRPEVWRGRRVPQVLLNGNHKEIEAWKREQSLQLTKQLRPDLLETASLKPKKVQKKTIRRK
- a CDS encoding KH domain-containing protein, whose amino-acid sequence is MKELATLLLKSLSSTPDNVVVEERIEQNKVYLSTKVDTADKGKIIGKDGCIIKAVRTVLNAAAAKQDKKVTLKLED
- the rpsP gene encoding 30S ribosomal protein S16, yielding MAVVIRLQRVGKKSLPQYRVVAIEKSCAVGNAAKEVLGIYHPCNPNAAEQVKLDMPRVEYWMKVGAKPSETVASLIKKASAK
- the rpe gene encoding ribulose-phosphate 3-epimerase, which gives rise to MPPVNGKISIAPSILSADLFRLGEEVKRVEDAGADWLHVDIMDGHFVPNLSFGPSLVSSLNGKTSLPLDVHLMVEKPLLFIEPFAKAGADLLTVHIEAKDDLAESFKKIKSLGVKAGLSIKPDTDPELITPWLGKLDLILVMSVYPGFGGQAFLPSSPEQIRRVREIINRSGKAIWLEVDGGINAQTAPLAIGAGADALVAGNAIFKAADPVLALKQIRQAAPDI
- a CDS encoding PASTA domain-containing protein; this translates as MPTDNQQNFDDFLNKPKKSGRTKWIVAGVIAAFFAALIFVSIDWVFGALVHTRKEVTVPDITKKPITQALDMLAAQNLALKQAGIEYAQDVPPGSVLRQIPSAGSTVREGRVIRVWISQGDEMVFVPNTVGTDLRAAQLAVRQAGLLVDKVENAYSLTYEKGLIVAQTPKADSMVQKGEKVSLTLSNGAPPSSVVLVPNFKSKKLAVATLWASSQNINLIIREDKDSVFPNGTIAEQRPAADTQIAPGTNVEVIVSRREVADNEKTYHLHYEMPQGKNASRVRVVLEDETGENEILNETKQPGSKIDLEIPYSGKATVRVFTDGILVREREVL